Part of the Desulfofundulus luciae genome, ACCGGATGCGGATTTCCTCCAGGGTTTCCAGGCTATCCGCCCGGGCCAGAGCCTCTTTTGCCTCGGCCGCCATTTTATGTAACTGTTCTTCCAAGACTTTTCCTCCTTTTTACCCTCTCTTCTCTTCAAAAAACATAAAAACCGCCCCTTTTTCGGGACGGAAATTGTTCCTTGTCGCGGTACAACCCTTATTGTTTATGCCCAGACGAAACCTTCAATCCGCACAATGGAGAATTAAACTGCCAAGCGTCCCACAATGTAGATTACTGTCAAAGGGGTGACCGTTCATTATTATTATTTTCAAACCAGGCCCTTAATGCACGGCCAGCCTCCGGTACAGGATGTAGGCTCGGATAGAACCAGTCGCCTCGAACAGCCTCCAAAAAAATTCGGCGGTTAAAAACATTTAACCACGACCTTTCCTCTTTTTTGGGGACCCTTCGCAGTTGATTATATCACAAGCCCTTTCTTAAAACAAGGAAGTTTCCAGAAAAATTCGGGAACAGGCTGGTACCGTAGGCGCGCTTTAAGGCCCGGTCTGGTCTTGACCGCAGCTCATCCGCTGGCGCACCGCTTCATAAAGCATGATGGAAGCGGCTGCAGCCACATTCAGGGACTCGGCCCGGCCGGGCATGGGAATGGTGGCCAGGAAATCAGCACGCTCAAGCAACCACGGGGAAAGTCCCCTGGCCTCATTGCCTACCGCCAGGACCACGGGACCGGTCATGTCCACAACGGGCAGGGGAATACCGCCGGCGGGAACACCGGCCACCAGCATAAAGCCGGCCGCCCTTAAACGGGTCAGCACATCCTCCCCTTCCCGTACGGCCGCTACGGGCAGGTGAAAAAGGGAACCCATGGTAGCCCGGATGGTTTTGGGATTGTACAAATCCACCGTCCCGGGAAACAGGATCACTCCACCCGCACCCGCGGCGTCGGCACTGCGGATAATGGTGCCCAGGTTACCCGGATCCTGCACGCTGTCTACCAGCAATAAAAGGGATGGCCCTGCCGCCAGGGTTTCCTCCAGGGTGTAGCCGGGTTTTTCCACCACGGCCAGCACCCCCTGGGGAGTAGCCGTATCGGCCAATTCCGCCAGCAGCTTTTCCTCCACCGGCAAGAGTTGTACCCCCCGCTCCCGGGCTGCTTCAAGAAGAACAGCGGCCCGTTCGCTCCCGGACGGGCTATAAACAAGCATTTTTACCGGCCACCCGGACGCAAGTGCCTCCTCTACCAGGCGCACACCTTCCAGAAGAAAGTGCCCCTCCTTATCCCGCTGGCTCCGGCGGGCCAACCGGCGAAGATACCTGACCTGCGGGTTGGCTTTGCTGCGGGTCATGGAACTAGCCCCCGAGGGTTCTCAGCTTCTCGTTGCGCCCCAGGGCCACCAGGATATCTCCTTCATTAATGACCTGCCTGGCACCGGGGGAAATGATAATCTCCTCACCGCGACGGATGGCCAGGACGGTAACACCGTACTCCCGGCGCATGGCCGATTCCTGCAGGGTTTTGCCCACAAACTCGGGGGGAGCCATAAGCTCAACAATACTGTAATCAGGAGAGAGATTGATCTGGTCCAGGATATTTTTGGAGACCAGGGCATGGGCCACCCGCACCCCCATATCCCGCTCGGGGAAGACCACCATATCGGCCCCCACCTTTTGTAACACTTTGCCGTGAAGTTCGGTGACCGCCTTGGCCACTACCCGGGGAACACCCATTTCCTTGAGCATAACGGTGACCAGAATGCTGGACTGTACTTCCTGGCCAATGGCCACAATGACCACATCAAAATTTCTCAGGCCCAGGGATTTCAGCGCCTGCTCATCCATGGCATCCACACAGACGGCGTAGGTAACCTCGTCGGTAATGGCATTTACCCGCTCTTCGTTGGTGTCCACCGCCAGGACGTCATAACCCATGCGGGCAAGGGTCCTGGCCACGCTGGAACCAAACCGCCCCAACCCGATGACGGCAAATTGTTTCATGATCCACCCCTACCCCACCATAATTTTTTCTTCGGGATA contains:
- a CDS encoding YqzL family protein, with the protein product MFLTAEFFWRLFEATGSIRAYILYRRLAVH
- a CDS encoding TrmH family RNA methyltransferase — protein: MTRSKANPQVRYLRRLARRSQRDKEGHFLLEGVRLVEEALASGWPVKMLVYSPSGSERAAVLLEAARERGVQLLPVEEKLLAELADTATPQGVLAVVEKPGYTLEETLAAGPSLLLLVDSVQDPGNLGTIIRSADAAGAGGVILFPGTVDLYNPKTIRATMGSLFHLPVAAVREGEDVLTRLRAAGFMLVAGVPAGGIPLPVVDMTGPVVLAVGNEARGLSPWLLERADFLATIPMPGRAESLNVAAAASIMLYEAVRQRMSCGQDQTGP
- a CDS encoding potassium channel family protein, whose translation is MKQFAVIGLGRFGSSVARTLARMGYDVLAVDTNEERVNAITDEVTYAVCVDAMDEQALKSLGLRNFDVVIVAIGQEVQSSILVTVMLKEMGVPRVVAKAVTELHGKVLQKVGADMVVFPERDMGVRVAHALVSKNILDQINLSPDYSIVELMAPPEFVGKTLQESAMRREYGVTVLAIRRGEEIIISPGARQVINEGDILVALGRNEKLRTLGG